One window from the genome of Salvia splendens isolate huo1 chromosome 9, SspV2, whole genome shotgun sequence encodes:
- the LOC121747255 gene encoding tetratricopeptide repeat protein 4 homolog isoform X1: MALLMEPGSEPITNDEIVDLEAIAALKESAAIELKEKGNEYVKKGKKHYSDAIDCYTRAINQKALSDPENSIIYSNRAHVNLLLGNYRRSLQDAEEAIKLCPTNVKALYRAVKASLSLNLLDEARSYCEKGLQQSPDSEELKKLAKQINAKKLEQERHEAEVSKAVAAAKDIISALEDRQIKLGKAMYQELTGIKKPVLDNNKILHWPVVLLYAEVMSSDIIEDFCETDMFFEHLDMMFSEGSPPLPWDSDNAYSRDALELYYEADSGVSFSKKEALNYLLQGTVASHLEKSGGEETDAATCTAFSSGNGPKWVKVNERRTLHDILRNSDIIVPGIPGLSLFTRQFVLNFTSEIILICSIFLLCLLLVLVFFIVSKKSSFYRDFKSGNWSPPKIA, encoded by the exons ATGGCTTTGTTGATGGAACCTGGTTCTGAACCCATAACCAACGATGAAATCGTTGATCTTGAGGCTATCGCTGCGCTCAAAGAGTCTGCTGCTATTGAGCTCAAG GAAAAGGGAAATGAGTATGTGAAAAAGGGGAAGAAGCATTACTCAGATGCTATTGATTGCTACACTAGAGCCATTAACCAGAAAGCCTTAAGTGATCCGGAGAACTCTATTATTTATTCCAATAGGGCGCACGTGAATCTGCTCTTGGGAAATTACAGACGAAGTCTCCAGGATGCTGAGGAGGCCATTAAGCTGTGTCCAACAAATGTTAAG GCTCTTTATAGGGCTGTCAAAGCATCATTGTCGCTCAATCTGTTGGATGAAGCAAGATCATATTGTGAAAAAGGGCTTCAACAGTCTCCAGACAGCGAAGAACTGAAGAAGCTAGCCAAGCAAATCAATGCAAAGAAATTGGAACAGGAACGGCATGAAGCTGAAGTATCCAAAGCTGTCGCAGCAGCTAAG GATATCATCTCTGCCTTGGAGGATAGGCAGATAAAACTTGGAAAGGCAATGTATCAGGAACTCACTGGTATTAAAAAACCAGTGCTTGACAATAACAAAATTCTCCATTGGCCAGTTGTACTTCTCTATGCAGAGGTTATGTCCAGTGACATCATTGAGGATTTCTGCGAGACTGATATGTTTTTTGAACATCTTGACATG ATGTTCTCTGAGGGTAGTCCACCTTTGCCCTGGGATTCAGATAATGCATACAGTCGGGATGCTCTTGAGCTGTACTATGAG GCTGACTCGGGAGTTAGTTTCTCCAAAAAAGAAGCTCTTAATTATCTGTTACAAGGAACTGTTGCATCTCATCTGGAAAAGAGTGGGGGTGAAGAGACTGATGCTGCTACTTGCACTGCCTTTTCAAGTG GTAATGGACCTAAATGGGTCAAAGTAAATGAGAGAAGAACACTACATGACATTCTGAGAAATTCTGATATTATTGTGCCCGGAATTCCAGGTTTGTCCTTGTTTACAAGACAATTTGTGCTAAACTTCACATCTGAAATCATCTTGATTTGCTCTATTTTTCTGTTATGCCTTTTGCTGGTTTTAgtgttttttattgtttcaAAGAAGTCGAGCTTCTATCGAGATTTTAAGTCTGGAAATTGGTCTCCCCCGAAGATTGCTTGA
- the LOC121746423 gene encoding aldehyde oxidase GLOX-like, whose translation MLLPSLILISLLFITSVKTAPGPGPGPAPALALGGEWRLLHESIGISAMHMQLLKNNKVVMFDRTDFGPSNISLPNGRCRDDPNDKVLTTDCTAHSILYDVHSNSFRALTVQTDTWCSSGAVLANGTLVQTGGFNDGDHAVRTIAACRGESSCDWAEFPHALSERRWYASNQILPDGRIIIVGGRAQYNYEFYPGDSRSIKLDFLRQTKDGYENNLYPFLHLLPDGNLFIFANRQSIVLDYKQDRVVRQFPAITGGDSRNYPSSGSSVLLPVDENITPVAAEVMICGGSSHNAFQLAAKGTFLRAATTCGRLRVTDDQPVWEMEKMPSARVMSDMLLLPNGDVIIINGARSGTAGWEAGRNPVTTPHIYKPKAPTGKRFASAAASPRPRMYHSTAILLADGRVLVGGSNPHIYYNFTGVDFPTDLSLEAFSPPYLSPELDPLRPRIVRVSGTVGYNASFQVTFRVAEFLEAEAVSVRLIAPPFNTHSFSMSQRMVVLRGAAVWCLGLETYAVAALGPTTPEIAPPGHYVLFVVHARVPSSGMWVQIQ comes from the exons ATGCTGCTTCCATCTCTCATCCTAATATCACTCTTATTTATTACCTCTGTTAAAACCGCGCCCGGTCCCGGTCCCGGGCCCGCGCCAGCACTCGCCCTGGGGGGTGAGTGGCGCCTTCTGCACGAGAGCATCGGCATTTCAGCCATGCACATGCAGCTTCTCAAGAACAACAAAGTCGTCATGTTCGACCGGACCGACTTCGGCCCCTCCAACATCTCCCTCCCGAACGGCAGGTGCCGGGACGACCCCAACGACAAGGTCCTCACAACCGACTGCACCGCGCACTCCATCCTCTACGACGTCCATTCGAATTCATTCCGCGCCTTGACCGTCCAGACCGACACGTGGTGCTCGTCGGGCGCGGTCCTAGCTAACGGAACGCTAGTCCAGACCGGCGGATTCAACGACGGCGACCACGCGGTTCGCACGATAGCCGCATGCCGCGGCGAGAGCTCCTGCGACTGGGCGGAGTTCCCCCACGCGCTGAGCGAGCGTCGCTGGTACGCGTCGAACCAGATCCTCCCCGACGGTCGCATCATCATCGTCGGCGGCAGAGCGCAGTACAACTATGAGTTCTACCCTGGCGATTCGAGATCGATTAAATTAGATTTTCTCCGGCAAACGAAAGATGGCTACGAGAACAATCTGTATCCGTTTCTGCACTTGCTTCCAGATGGAAACCTCTTCATCTTCGCCAACAGGCAATCGATCGTTTTGGATTACAAGCAGGATCGCGTGGTGAGGCAGTTTCCCGCCATCACTGGCGGAGATTCTAGAAACTACCCGAGCTCGGGATCGTCTGTTTTGTTGCCGGTGGATGAGAATATCACTCCGGTGGCGGCGGAGGTCATGATCTGCGGCGGCTCGTCGCACAACGCGTTTCAGCTGGCAGCAAAGGGGACGTTCCTCCGCGCTGCCACCACGTGTGGCCGTCTCAG GGTGACTGACGACCAGCCGGTTTGGGAGATGGAGAAGATGCCGAGCGCGCGCGTGATGAGCGACATGCTTCTCCTCCCCAACGGCGACGTGATCATAATCAACGGCGCGAGATCGGGCACAGCAGGGTGGGAAGCCGGGAGGAATCCGGTCACGACTCCGCACATCTACAAACCCAAGGCTCCCACCGGTAAAAGATTCGCATCTGCAGCCGCGTCACCGCGACCACGGATGTACCACTCAACTGCGATCCTCCTTGCCGACGGGAGGGTCCTGGTCGGCGGCAGCAATCCTCACATATACTACAACTTCACCGGCGTCGACTTCCCGACGGATCTGAGCCTGGAGGCGTTCTCGCCGCCGTACCTGTCGCCGGAGTTGGATCCGCTGAGGCCGCGGATCGTGAGAGTGAGCGGCACGGTGGGATACAACGCGTCGTTCCAGGTGACGTTCAGGGTGGCGGAGTTTTTGGAGGCAGAAGCAGTGTCGGTGAGGTTAATTGCCCCGCCGTTCAACACGCACTCGTTCTCGATGAGTCAGAGGATGGTGGTGTTGAGGGGGGCTGCGGTGTGGTGCTTGGGATTGGAGACATATGCGGTTGCGGCGTTGGGGCCGACGACGCCAGAGATCGCGCCGCCGGGGCATTACGTGTTGTTCGTAGTGCATGCTCGAGTTCCAAGCTCTGGGATGTGGGTTCAGAttcaatga
- the LOC121746424 gene encoding NAC domain-containing protein 83-like: MDKFNFIRDGASKLPPGFRFQPTDQEIVFLYLARKIFSSPLPASVIPELDVFAFHPSNLPGDSERDRYFFASRELDHRSSGGFWKVAGLDKRIVCFKRTPIVGIRRTLVFYQGKHPRAIRTDWFVHVYCIVLSENIGCNIHYKRLSQGAQKQIGKWVLCHVFMKRRSLKDNGLQQRCDHFEMSDADSCSSSSSSSSSSDLSVLSEVSSTTVDSETTP; this comes from the exons ATGGACAAATTCAACTTCATCAGAGATGGAGCAAGCAAGCTCCCTCCCGGCTTCCGCTTCCAGCCCACCGATCAAGAGATCGTCTTCCTGTACTTGGCCCGTAAGATcttctcctctcctctccccGCCTCCGTCATCCCAGAACTCGACGTCTTCGCTTTCCACCCATCCAACCTACCAG GTGATTCGGAGAGGGATAGGTATTTCTTTGCGAGCAGGGAGCTGGATCATCGAAGCAGCGGTGGTTTTTGGAAGGTGGCGGGTTTGGATAAACGGATCGTGTGCTTCAAAAGGACTCCTATAGTTGGGATCAGGAGGACCCTAGTGTTCTACCAGGGGAAGCATCCGCGAGCCATCCGTACAGATTGGTTCGTGCATGTGTACTGCATTGTCTTGTCCGAAAACATCGGATGCAATATCCACTACAAGAGACTGTCTCAG GGTGCCCAGAAACAAATAGGGAAATGGGTTTTGTGCCATGTTTTCATGAAGAGAAGGAGTTTGAAAGATAATGGTTTGCAGCAGAGATGTGACCATTTTGAGATGAGTGATGCGGATTCATGCTCGTCCTCttcctcgtcgtcgtcgtccTCTGATTTGAGTGTTCTCAGTGAGGTCTCCTCAACTACTGTTGACAGTGAAACCACCCCTTGA
- the LOC121747202 gene encoding probable serine/threonine-protein kinase At1g54610, protein MGCVLGKRATRRKREKNQRPTAAVINEAEGRRNVPEFRLRIGAGAEAWPPWLVAVAGDEIKGWEPRRANSFEKLAKIGQGTYSNVYKARDLMTGKVVALKKVRFDNFEPEAVRFMAREILVLRRLNHPNVIKLEGLVISRMSSSLYLVFEYMEHDLSGLAAVQSSNFTEAQVKCYMKQLMSGLEHCHSNGVLHRDIKCSNMLIDNEGILKIADFGLASFFNPESKKPMTSRVVTLWYRPPELLLGATSYGVGVDLWSAGCILAELLSGKPILRGRTEVEQLHKIFKLCGSPPEEFWKKSKLPNATLYKPQQPYKCCIKETFKDFPQSSLALIGTLLSIDPHARGTATAALNSKFFTTEPCACEPSSLPKFPPTKEMDLKLRDEAAKRQRGLGRKSQMTDGHRRTRVHNKAIRAIPAPEANAELQTNLNRLRVMSDGKGKSKSEKFPPPHQDGAVGHPMLFADDVSVTSSTFDTKSLTKSASSRRKNGEVEPHGAPSRHFMNAFYPSSVARSMDFRFGRR, encoded by the exons ATGGGGTGTGTTCTTGGAAAAAGAGCCACTCGCCGGAAACGGGAAAAGAATCAACGGCCCACCGCCGCCGTCATCAACGAGGCTGAGGGACGGCGGAATGTGCCGGAATTCAGGCTGAGAATAGGCGCCGGAGCGGAAGCGTGGCCGCCGTGGCTCGTCGCTGTCGCCGGCGACGAAATCAAGGGGTGGGAGCCGCGGCGGGCTAACTCCTTCGAAAAACTTGCAAAG ATTGGGCAAGGGACGTATAGCAATGTGTATAAGGCTAGGGATTTGATGACGGGGAAGGTGGTGGCGTTGAAGAAGGTGAGGTTCGATAACTTTGAGCCGGAAGCTGTGAGGTTCATGGCAAGAGAGATACTTGTGTTGCGGCGACTAAATCATCCGAATGTGATCAAGCTCGAAGGCCTTGTTATTTCGCGGATGTCAAGCAGCCTCTACCTCGTGTTTGAGTACATGGAGCATGATCTTTCTGGCCTTGCTGCTGTTCAATCTTCCAACTTCACCGAGGCACAG GTCAAATGCTATATGAAGCAATTGATGTCCGGTTTGGAGCACTGCCACAGCAACGGTGTCTTGCATCGTGATATCAAGTGCTCCAATATGCTGATTGACAATGAAGGGATACTAAAAATAGCCGATTTTGGTCTTGCTTCTTTTTTCAATCCCGAAAGCAAGAAACCAATGACAAGCCGTGTTGTCACTCTCTGGTATCGCCCTCCTGAACTGCTGCTCGGGGCCACTTCTTATGGTGTCGGTGTCGATTTATGGAGCGCTGGCTGTATTCTGGCGGAACTTCTCTCTGGAAAGCCAATACTGCGCGGACGAACAGAG GTCGAGCAGCTACACAAGATATTCAAGTTATGTGGTTCTCCTCCCGAAGAATTCTGGAAGAAATCAAAGTTGCCCAATGCGACTCTTTATAAACCCCAGCAGCCGTATAAATGTTGTATAAAGGAGACGTTTAAGGATTTCCCACAGTCGTCTCTTGCTCTAATAGGAACTCTTCTTTCAATCGACCCTCATGCACGAGGCACTGCTACTGCAGCATTGAATAGTAAG TTCTTTACAACTGAACCATGTGCCTGTGAACCTTCAAGTTTACCAAAATTTCCTCCTACCAAAGAAATGGATTTGAAATTGAGAGATGAAGCAGCCAAAAG GCAACGGGGTTTAGGTAGAAAGTCGCAAATGACCGATGGCCATAGACGAACTCGAGTGCACAACAAGGCCATTCGTGCAATTCCAGCTCCCGAAGCCAACGCAGAACTCCAAACAAATTTAAAT AGGCTGAGAGTGATGTCGGACGGGAAGGGGAAGAGCAAGAGCGAGAAGTTCCCACCACCGCATCAGGATGGCGCAGTCGGCCACCCTATGTTATTCGCTGATGATGTTTCGGTCACTTCCTCGACTTTTGATACTAAGTCATTAACGAAGAGTGCTTCTTCAAGGAGGAAGAACGGTGAAGTAGAGCCTCACGGTGCTCCTTCTCGTCACTTCATGAACGCCTTCTATCCGTCCTCCGTTGCTCGTTCCATGGACTTCAGGTTCGGCCGCAGATGA
- the LOC121747255 gene encoding tetratricopeptide repeat protein 4 homolog isoform X2 translates to MALLMEPGSEPITNDEIVDLEAIAALKESAAIELKEKGNEYVKKGKKHYSDAIDCYTRAINQKALSDPENSIIYSNRAHVNLLLGNYRRSLQDAEEAIKLCPTNVKALYRAVKASLSLNLLDEARSYCEKGLQQSPDSEELKKLAKQINAKKLEQERHEAEVSKAVAAAKDIISALEDRQIKLGKAMYQELTGIKKPVLDNNKILHWPVVLLYAEVMSSDIIEDFCETDMFFEHLDMMFSEGSPPLPWDSDNAYSRDALELYYEADSGVSFSKKEALNYLLQGTVASHLEKSGGEETDAATCTAFSSGNGPKWVKVNERRTLHDILRNSDIIVPGIPVFFIVSKKSSFYRDFKSGNWSPPKIA, encoded by the exons ATGGCTTTGTTGATGGAACCTGGTTCTGAACCCATAACCAACGATGAAATCGTTGATCTTGAGGCTATCGCTGCGCTCAAAGAGTCTGCTGCTATTGAGCTCAAG GAAAAGGGAAATGAGTATGTGAAAAAGGGGAAGAAGCATTACTCAGATGCTATTGATTGCTACACTAGAGCCATTAACCAGAAAGCCTTAAGTGATCCGGAGAACTCTATTATTTATTCCAATAGGGCGCACGTGAATCTGCTCTTGGGAAATTACAGACGAAGTCTCCAGGATGCTGAGGAGGCCATTAAGCTGTGTCCAACAAATGTTAAG GCTCTTTATAGGGCTGTCAAAGCATCATTGTCGCTCAATCTGTTGGATGAAGCAAGATCATATTGTGAAAAAGGGCTTCAACAGTCTCCAGACAGCGAAGAACTGAAGAAGCTAGCCAAGCAAATCAATGCAAAGAAATTGGAACAGGAACGGCATGAAGCTGAAGTATCCAAAGCTGTCGCAGCAGCTAAG GATATCATCTCTGCCTTGGAGGATAGGCAGATAAAACTTGGAAAGGCAATGTATCAGGAACTCACTGGTATTAAAAAACCAGTGCTTGACAATAACAAAATTCTCCATTGGCCAGTTGTACTTCTCTATGCAGAGGTTATGTCCAGTGACATCATTGAGGATTTCTGCGAGACTGATATGTTTTTTGAACATCTTGACATG ATGTTCTCTGAGGGTAGTCCACCTTTGCCCTGGGATTCAGATAATGCATACAGTCGGGATGCTCTTGAGCTGTACTATGAG GCTGACTCGGGAGTTAGTTTCTCCAAAAAAGAAGCTCTTAATTATCTGTTACAAGGAACTGTTGCATCTCATCTGGAAAAGAGTGGGGGTGAAGAGACTGATGCTGCTACTTGCACTGCCTTTTCAAGTG GTAATGGACCTAAATGGGTCAAAGTAAATGAGAGAAGAACACTACATGACATTCTGAGAAATTCTGATATTATTGTGCCCGGAATTCCAG tgttttttattgtttcaAAGAAGTCGAGCTTCTATCGAGATTTTAAGTCTGGAAATTGGTCTCCCCCGAAGATTGCTTGA